One window from the genome of Balaenoptera musculus isolate JJ_BM4_2016_0621 chromosome 3, mBalMus1.pri.v3, whole genome shotgun sequence encodes:
- the LOC118893193 gene encoding olfactory receptor 24, with translation MEPNNQTSASKFILLGLSENPEQETLLFPLFLCMYVVTVVGNLLIILAISSDSHLHTPMYFFLANLSLVDFCLATNTVPKMLVNIQIRSKSISYPCCLTQMYFLHFFGIMDSILIAVMAYDRFVAICHPLYYTTIMSPRLCGLLAGGPWVFSCFISLAHILLMARLVFCGNNRLPHYFCDLTPLLRLSCTDTSVNKIFVFIVAGMVIATPFICILASYVHIIVAILKLPSAGGRKKGFFTCSSHLSVVVLFYGTTIGVYLCPSSVHTAVKEKASAVMYTVVTPMLNPFIYSLRNRDLKGALLKLINRKITSSS, from the coding sequence ATGGAACCAAACAACCAAACAAGTGCATCCAAGTTTATCCTCCTGGGACTTTCAGAAAATCCAGAACAGGaaactctcctctttcctctgtttctctgcATGTATGTGGTCACAGTAGTGGGGAACCTGTTGATCATACTGGCCATCAGCTCAGACTCCCACCTGCACACTCCCATGTACTTCTTCTTAGCCAATCTCTCCTTGGTTGATTTCTGCCTGGCCACCAACACTGTCCCCAAGATGCTAGTGAACATACAAATTAGGAGCAAATCCATCTCATATCCTTGCTGCCTGACCCAAATgtactttcttcatttctttggcaTCATGGACAGTATCTTAATAGCCGTGATGGCTTATGACAGGTTTGTAGCTATATGTCACCCCTTATACTATACCACCATCATGAGCCCACGTCTCTGTGGCCTGCTGGCTGGTGGCCCATGGGTGTTTTCCTGCTTCATCTCCCTCGCCCACATTCTCCTGATGGCCCGTCTGGTTTTCTGTGGCAACAATAGGTTGCCTCACTACTTCTGTGACCTCACTCCCCTCCTGAGACTTTCGTGCACTGACACCTCTGTGAACAAGATCTTTGTGTTCATTGTGGCAGGAATGGTGATAGCCACACCTTTCATCTGCATCCTGGCCTCCTATGTTCACATAATTGTGGCCATCTTGAAGTTGCCCTCTGCAGGTGGCAGGAAGAAAGGCTTTTTCACCTGCAGCTCCCACCTCTCTGTGGTTGTACTCTTCTATGGGACCACAATTGGGGTTTACCTTTGTCCTTCATCTGTCCACACAGCCGTGAAGGAGAAAGCATCTGCTGTAATGTACACTGTGGTCACGCCCATGCTGAACCCCTTTATTTACAGCCTGAGGAACAGAGACCTGAAGGGGGCCCTGCTGAAGCTCATCAACAGAAAAATCACCTCATCTTCCTGA